In Monomorium pharaonis isolate MP-MQ-018 chromosome 3, ASM1337386v2, whole genome shotgun sequence, a genomic segment contains:
- the LOC105837154 gene encoding sodium- and chloride-dependent glycine transporter 1 isoform X1: MEDTSSRIRPYVDWDNEDKYSVANSQVPLQDEEDEHPERGTWTGKFDFLLSLLGYSVGLGNVWRFPYLCYSNGGGAFLIPFTTMLIIAGLPLMFMELSLGQYASLGPVALYKQFCPLLRGLGYGMVLVSSVVMLYYNLIIAWTLYYMFSSVVGGWELPWSKCEKEWSTEDCFMPDAAEACAAQNASYFKGKCLNSTQMTVMGLIIENITGVIRKPPAEEYFHNHVLGISSGIEETGFIRPSIAASLFLAWIIVFLCLSKGVQSSGKVVYFTALFPYVVLIALFIRGILLPGANEGVLFYLTPDWKRLTSAKVWGDAAVQIFFALSPAWGGLITLSSYNKFTNNCYKDSLIVAISNIGTSFFAGLAIFSVIGFLAHELDVPVASVVDEGAGLAFIVYPEVVARLPIAPVWSLLFFIMLLTLGLDSQFALMETVTTAILDGIPSLRNYKIWVVLGAAVIGYAGGVIFTTNAGMYWLQLMDKYAANWSVLLIAISECILVAWVYGADRFLDDVQQMIGPRGRLWRFFWTWMWKLITPAALFFILCFNWVEYEPLKYGAYIYPKWADVLGWVISILPVLVIVGLAIDQLKGRRRRSSYDDDDEDDDDEDDDDEDELDDRESCQKTGKEKGKDKNMNIWNRIKILLQPTSKWGPASQNSLTSSGTLMASLATPGTYDSMRDTIILANGQPMMVQPPSVTQTTQKLPGPSILKNSSKTNLITSQQV; the protein is encoded by the exons atggaagaCACATCTTCAAGAATACGTCCGTACGTGGACTGGGAT aacgaAGACAAGTACTCAGTAGCGAATAGTCAAGTGCCCTTGCAGGATGAAGAAGACGAACACCCGGAACGCGGAACCTGGACAGGAAAATTCGATTTTCTTTTGTCTCTCCTGGGATATAGCGTAGGCCTCGGAAATGTCTGGAGATTTCCGTATCTTTGTTATTCGAACGGCGGCGGTGCTTTCCTGATACCGTTCACCACGATGCTCATTATTGCCGGATTGCCTCTTATGTTCATGGAACTCTCCTTAG gACAATACGCTAGTCTTGGACCAGTGGCCCTTTACAAGCAATTTTGTCCTCTGCTTCGTGGCTTAGGATACGGAATGGTCCTCGTTAGTTCCGTTGTCATGctctattataatttaatcatcgcCTGGACGCTGTATTACATGTTTTCTTCGGTCGTtg GTGGCTGGGAGTTGCCCTGGAGCAAATGCGAGAAAGAGTGGAGCACCGAAGATTGCTTCATGCCAGACGCTGCCGAGGCTTGTGCCGCTCAAAATGCTTCTTACTTCAAaggaaaatgtttaaattcgACTCAAATGACTGTGATGGGCCTGATTATCGAGAATATAACCGGCGTTATCAGAAAACCGCCGGCCGAGGAATACTTTCA CAATCATGTTTTGGGAATCAGCAGTGGAATCGAGGAGACTGGCTTTATTCGACCGTCCATAGCGGCTAGCCTTTTCCTGGCGTGGATCATAGTGTTTCTTTGTCTGAGTAAAGGCGTACAAAGCTCAGGCAAAGTCGTATACTTCACGGCTCTTTTTCCATACGTTGTCCTC ATCGCCCTTTTTATTCGTGGAATTTTACTTCCCGGTGCTAACGAGGGTGTACTCTTTTATCTGACCCCCGATTGGAAAAGACTGACATCCGCTAAAGTATGGGGAGATGCCGCCGTTCAAATCTTTTTCGCCTTAAGTCCAGCCTGGGGAGGCTTGATCACTTTAAGCTCGTATAACAAGTTCACCAATAACTGCTACAAGGATTCTTTAATCGTGGCGATTAGCAACATTGGGACCTCCTTCTTCGCCGGTCTGGCGATCTTCTCGGTAATCGGTTTCCTCGCTCACGAGCTCGACGTCCCGGTGGCATCGGTAGTTGATGAAGGCGCTGGTTTGGCATTTATTGTTTATCCAGag GTTGTGGCTCGTCTACCGATTGCGCCCGTCTGGTCCTTACTGTTCTTCATCATGCTGCTTACCTTGGGTCTTGATTCACAGTTTGCTCTTATGGAGACCGTCACCACGGCGATACTTGACGGTATTCCGTCAttgagaaattacaagatcTGGGTTGTCCTAGGGGCTGCGGTGATCGGCTACGCTGGTGGTGTCATTTTCACCACTAAT GCTGGCATGTACTGGTTGCAGCTAATGGACAAATACGCGGCTAACTGGTCTGTCCTGTTGATTGCTATAAGCGAATGCATTCTAGTGGCATGGGTGTACGGCGCGGATCGCTTTCTGGATGACGTTCAACAGATGATCGGACCCCGAGGCCGTTTATGGAGATTTTTTTGGACATGGATGTGGAAGCTCATCACGCCCGCGGCGTTGTTCTTTATTCTCTGCTTCAACTGGGTGGAATACGAGCCGCTCAAGTATGGAGCTTATATTTATCCGAAATGGGCGGACGTATTAGGCTGGGTCATTAGTATACTTCCCGTTTTAGTAATTGTTGGATTAGCTATA GATCAGCTGAAGGGACGCCGTCGGCGATCATCATACGATGATGATGACGAAGATGACGATGACGAGGATGACGATGATGAGGATGAGCTTGACGATAGGGAATCTTGTCAAAAAACAGGAAAGGAAAAgggtaaagataaaaatatgaatatatggAATCGCATAAAGATATTGTTGCAGCCAACATCTAAATGGGGCCCGGCGTCACAAAATTCTTTGACATCTTCCGGTACCTTGATGGCTTCCTtag caACCCCAGGAACGTATGATTCGATGCGGGATACGATTATCCTGGCAAACGGTCAGCCGATGATGGTGCAACCACCCAGCGTCACTCAAACTACTCAGAAACTCCCCGGACCGTCGATCCTTAAGAATTCTAGTAAAACTAATCTGATTACCTCGCAGCAAGTGTGA
- the LOC105837157 gene encoding cytochrome b561 domain-containing protein 2 isoform X1: MVPKRYHRFFLDMSNESNKGPPGAITVGFSLLTHLLLVAPVIYILVVAFENYSFFSWHPICMSVGVGLLVTEAVFSVSGEAYIAWKLPRRNRVTIHWILHTIGLTVIGIGFIIIIVNKFKHDRPHFATTHSQLGLSTIIMTVMTAAFGILANNTVWVYPRVRPVLIKVAHACGGISMTILLLATLINGTYSHWWSGTDTGRDLIFASLFFAGVLILLKPILGAVSRCRVIFGPPSSDT, encoded by the exons ATg gTTCCAAAAAGATATCATCGCTTTTTTCTCGATATGAGTAACGAAAGTAACAAAGGACCACCGGGCGCTATAACGGTTGGCTTCTCGCTATTGACGCATCTTTTGCTTGTGGCTCCAGTTATATATATCCTGGTAGTTGCGTTTGAAAACTACAGTTTCTTCTCATGGCATCCGATATGCATGTCTGTTGGG GTCGGTCTTCTGGTTACCGAAGCTGTGTTCAGCGTCTCCGGTGAGGCGTACATCGCTTGGAAACTGCCCAGGCGTAACAGAGTGACGATACACTGGATCCTACATACGATTGGCTTGACCGTAATCGGGATTGGCTTCATCATTATCATCGTTAACAAATTCAAGCATGACAGACCGCATTTCGCCACGACTCACTCGCAGCTGGGTTTATCGACGATCATAATGACCGTAATGACCGCCGCTTTTGGAATCCTGGCGAACAACACTGTCTGGGTATACCCGCGTGTTAGGCCGGTGCTCATCAAAGTCGCTCACGCTTGCGGCGGCATCAGCATGACCATTCTACTACTGGCTACCCTCATCAACGGTACCTACAGCCACTGGTGGTCCGGTACCGACACCGGGAGGGACCTAATATTCGCGTCCTTGTTCTTCGCGGGCGTCTTGATACTCCTGAAACCGATCCTCGGCGCCGTTTCGAGGTGCAGAGTCATATTCGGACCACCATCCAGCGACACTTAA
- the LOC105837157 gene encoding cytochrome b561 domain-containing protein 2 isoform X2 encodes MSNESNKGPPGAITVGFSLLTHLLLVAPVIYILVVAFENYSFFSWHPICMSVGVGLLVTEAVFSVSGEAYIAWKLPRRNRVTIHWILHTIGLTVIGIGFIIIIVNKFKHDRPHFATTHSQLGLSTIIMTVMTAAFGILANNTVWVYPRVRPVLIKVAHACGGISMTILLLATLINGTYSHWWSGTDTGRDLIFASLFFAGVLILLKPILGAVSRCRVIFGPPSSDT; translated from the exons ATGAGTAACGAAAGTAACAAAGGACCACCGGGCGCTATAACGGTTGGCTTCTCGCTATTGACGCATCTTTTGCTTGTGGCTCCAGTTATATATATCCTGGTAGTTGCGTTTGAAAACTACAGTTTCTTCTCATGGCATCCGATATGCATGTCTGTTGGG GTCGGTCTTCTGGTTACCGAAGCTGTGTTCAGCGTCTCCGGTGAGGCGTACATCGCTTGGAAACTGCCCAGGCGTAACAGAGTGACGATACACTGGATCCTACATACGATTGGCTTGACCGTAATCGGGATTGGCTTCATCATTATCATCGTTAACAAATTCAAGCATGACAGACCGCATTTCGCCACGACTCACTCGCAGCTGGGTTTATCGACGATCATAATGACCGTAATGACCGCCGCTTTTGGAATCCTGGCGAACAACACTGTCTGGGTATACCCGCGTGTTAGGCCGGTGCTCATCAAAGTCGCTCACGCTTGCGGCGGCATCAGCATGACCATTCTACTACTGGCTACCCTCATCAACGGTACCTACAGCCACTGGTGGTCCGGTACCGACACCGGGAGGGACCTAATATTCGCGTCCTTGTTCTTCGCGGGCGTCTTGATACTCCTGAAACCGATCCTCGGCGCCGTTTCGAGGTGCAGAGTCATATTCGGACCACCATCCAGCGACACTTAA
- the LOC105837154 gene encoding sodium- and chloride-dependent glycine transporter 2 isoform X2, whose translation MLIIAGLPLMFMELSLGQYASLGPVALYKQFCPLLRGLGYGMVLVSSVVMLYYNLIIAWTLYYMFSSVVGGWELPWSKCEKEWSTEDCFMPDAAEACAAQNASYFKGKCLNSTQMTVMGLIIENITGVIRKPPAEEYFHNHVLGISSGIEETGFIRPSIAASLFLAWIIVFLCLSKGVQSSGKVVYFTALFPYVVLIALFIRGILLPGANEGVLFYLTPDWKRLTSAKVWGDAAVQIFFALSPAWGGLITLSSYNKFTNNCYKDSLIVAISNIGTSFFAGLAIFSVIGFLAHELDVPVASVVDEGAGLAFIVYPEVVARLPIAPVWSLLFFIMLLTLGLDSQFALMETVTTAILDGIPSLRNYKIWVVLGAAVIGYAGGVIFTTNAGMYWLQLMDKYAANWSVLLIAISECILVAWVYGADRFLDDVQQMIGPRGRLWRFFWTWMWKLITPAALFFILCFNWVEYEPLKYGAYIYPKWADVLGWVISILPVLVIVGLAIDQLKGRRRRSSYDDDDEDDDDEDDDDEDELDDRESCQKTGKEKGKDKNMNIWNRIKILLQPTSKWGPASQNSLTSSGTLMASLATPGTYDSMRDTIILANGQPMMVQPPSVTQTTQKLPGPSILKNSSKTNLITSQQV comes from the exons ATGCTCATTATTGCCGGATTGCCTCTTATGTTCATGGAACTCTCCTTAG gACAATACGCTAGTCTTGGACCAGTGGCCCTTTACAAGCAATTTTGTCCTCTGCTTCGTGGCTTAGGATACGGAATGGTCCTCGTTAGTTCCGTTGTCATGctctattataatttaatcatcgcCTGGACGCTGTATTACATGTTTTCTTCGGTCGTtg GTGGCTGGGAGTTGCCCTGGAGCAAATGCGAGAAAGAGTGGAGCACCGAAGATTGCTTCATGCCAGACGCTGCCGAGGCTTGTGCCGCTCAAAATGCTTCTTACTTCAAaggaaaatgtttaaattcgACTCAAATGACTGTGATGGGCCTGATTATCGAGAATATAACCGGCGTTATCAGAAAACCGCCGGCCGAGGAATACTTTCA CAATCATGTTTTGGGAATCAGCAGTGGAATCGAGGAGACTGGCTTTATTCGACCGTCCATAGCGGCTAGCCTTTTCCTGGCGTGGATCATAGTGTTTCTTTGTCTGAGTAAAGGCGTACAAAGCTCAGGCAAAGTCGTATACTTCACGGCTCTTTTTCCATACGTTGTCCTC ATCGCCCTTTTTATTCGTGGAATTTTACTTCCCGGTGCTAACGAGGGTGTACTCTTTTATCTGACCCCCGATTGGAAAAGACTGACATCCGCTAAAGTATGGGGAGATGCCGCCGTTCAAATCTTTTTCGCCTTAAGTCCAGCCTGGGGAGGCTTGATCACTTTAAGCTCGTATAACAAGTTCACCAATAACTGCTACAAGGATTCTTTAATCGTGGCGATTAGCAACATTGGGACCTCCTTCTTCGCCGGTCTGGCGATCTTCTCGGTAATCGGTTTCCTCGCTCACGAGCTCGACGTCCCGGTGGCATCGGTAGTTGATGAAGGCGCTGGTTTGGCATTTATTGTTTATCCAGag GTTGTGGCTCGTCTACCGATTGCGCCCGTCTGGTCCTTACTGTTCTTCATCATGCTGCTTACCTTGGGTCTTGATTCACAGTTTGCTCTTATGGAGACCGTCACCACGGCGATACTTGACGGTATTCCGTCAttgagaaattacaagatcTGGGTTGTCCTAGGGGCTGCGGTGATCGGCTACGCTGGTGGTGTCATTTTCACCACTAAT GCTGGCATGTACTGGTTGCAGCTAATGGACAAATACGCGGCTAACTGGTCTGTCCTGTTGATTGCTATAAGCGAATGCATTCTAGTGGCATGGGTGTACGGCGCGGATCGCTTTCTGGATGACGTTCAACAGATGATCGGACCCCGAGGCCGTTTATGGAGATTTTTTTGGACATGGATGTGGAAGCTCATCACGCCCGCGGCGTTGTTCTTTATTCTCTGCTTCAACTGGGTGGAATACGAGCCGCTCAAGTATGGAGCTTATATTTATCCGAAATGGGCGGACGTATTAGGCTGGGTCATTAGTATACTTCCCGTTTTAGTAATTGTTGGATTAGCTATA GATCAGCTGAAGGGACGCCGTCGGCGATCATCATACGATGATGATGACGAAGATGACGATGACGAGGATGACGATGATGAGGATGAGCTTGACGATAGGGAATCTTGTCAAAAAACAGGAAAGGAAAAgggtaaagataaaaatatgaatatatggAATCGCATAAAGATATTGTTGCAGCCAACATCTAAATGGGGCCCGGCGTCACAAAATTCTTTGACATCTTCCGGTACCTTGATGGCTTCCTtag caACCCCAGGAACGTATGATTCGATGCGGGATACGATTATCCTGGCAAACGGTCAGCCGATGATGGTGCAACCACCCAGCGTCACTCAAACTACTCAGAAACTCCCCGGACCGTCGATCCTTAAGAATTCTAGTAAAACTAATCTGATTACCTCGCAGCAAGTGTGA